One Mycolicibacterium parafortuitum DNA segment encodes these proteins:
- a CDS encoding lysophospholipid acyltransferase family protein yields MEPVYGTAIQIARLVWRIQGLKFTITGVENLPKTGGAVIAINHTSYFDFTFAGLPAYQQHLGRKVRFMAKKEVFDNKISGPLMRGMRHIPVDRDNGAASFEEACRRLAAGEFVGVYPEATISRSFEIKEFKSGAARMAIAANVPIVPHIVWGAQRIWTKGHPKNMKRPKVPIHIAVGTPIEPTLPASELTALLHSRMQHLLEQVQDAYGPHPPGEFWVPHRMGGGAPTLAEANRMDAEEAAQKAARRGGTPGLDTGTSEAPG; encoded by the coding sequence GTGGAACCGGTATATGGCACCGCCATCCAGATCGCTCGCCTGGTCTGGCGGATCCAGGGGCTGAAGTTCACGATCACCGGCGTCGAGAATCTGCCCAAGACCGGTGGCGCGGTGATCGCGATCAACCACACCAGCTACTTCGACTTCACGTTCGCCGGGCTGCCCGCCTACCAGCAGCACCTGGGCCGCAAGGTGCGGTTCATGGCGAAGAAGGAAGTCTTCGACAACAAGATCAGCGGCCCGTTGATGCGGGGTATGCGCCACATCCCGGTCGACCGGGACAACGGTGCGGCGTCCTTCGAGGAGGCCTGCCGCCGGCTGGCCGCCGGGGAGTTCGTCGGGGTCTATCCCGAGGCGACGATCAGCCGCAGTTTCGAGATCAAGGAGTTCAAGTCCGGCGCGGCGCGGATGGCGATCGCGGCGAACGTGCCGATCGTGCCGCACATCGTGTGGGGCGCCCAGCGGATCTGGACCAAGGGTCATCCGAAGAACATGAAGCGGCCGAAGGTGCCGATCCACATCGCCGTCGGCACCCCGATCGAGCCGACCCTGCCGGCTTCCGAACTGACCGCGCTGCTGCACTCGCGGATGCAGCATCTGCTGGAACAGGTGCAGGACGCCTACGGCCCGCACCCGCCCGGTGAATTCTGGGTGCCCCACCGGATGGGCGGCGGTGCCCCGACGCTCGCCGAGGCCAACCGGATGGACGCCGAGGAAGCAGCGCAGAAGGCCGCACGGCGCGGCGGGACGCCCGGACTGGACACCGGAACCTCTGAGGCGCCGGGGTAG
- a CDS encoding HAD family hydrolase has translation MTPLLIATDVDGTLIDDDENVTARTRSVVRAAVDAGTRFVLATGRPPRWVQPIVDQLGFAPIAVCANGAVIYDPATDRIVSARTLSTDQLAELAEIATRVIPGAGLAVERVGQSAHDAATPQFVSSPGYEHAWLNPDNTEVSIEDLLSAPAVKLLIRKAGARSADMAEVLARHVGLEGDLTYSTNNGLIEVVPLGVSKATGIDEVARPLGIEAADIVTFGDMPNDIPMLGWAGLGVAMGNAHPEAIAAADEVTVTNAEDGVARVLERWWR, from the coding sequence GTGACGCCGCTGCTGATCGCCACAGACGTCGACGGCACCCTGATCGACGACGACGAGAACGTCACCGCGCGGACGCGGTCGGTGGTGCGGGCCGCCGTGGACGCGGGCACGCGGTTCGTGCTCGCGACGGGCAGGCCGCCTCGGTGGGTGCAGCCCATCGTGGACCAGCTGGGATTCGCGCCGATCGCGGTGTGCGCCAACGGCGCGGTGATCTACGACCCGGCCACCGACCGCATCGTGTCGGCACGCACGCTCTCGACGGACCAGCTCGCCGAGCTCGCCGAGATCGCGACGCGGGTGATTCCCGGAGCCGGTCTGGCCGTGGAACGCGTCGGCCAGAGCGCGCACGACGCCGCCACCCCGCAGTTCGTCAGCTCACCGGGTTACGAGCACGCGTGGCTGAACCCGGACAACACCGAGGTCTCGATCGAGGACCTGCTGAGCGCACCGGCGGTGAAGCTGCTGATCCGTAAGGCCGGCGCGCGTAGCGCGGACATGGCCGAGGTGCTGGCCCGGCACGTCGGCCTTGAGGGGGACCTGACGTATTCGACCAACAACGGGCTGATCGAGGTGGTGCCGCTCGGGGTCAGCAAGGCCACCGGTATCGACGAGGTGGCCCGCCCGCTGGGGATCGAGGCGGCCGACATCGTGACGTTCGGGGACATGCCCAACGACATTCCGATGCTCGGTTGGGCCGGCCTCGGCGTCGCGATGGGCAATGCGCACCCGGAAGCGATC
- a CDS encoding lysophospholipid acyltransferase family protein, which translates to MEPVFRALEVTAKFAVWATGTKITFRGLDNLPATGGAVVAINHTGYVDFLPAALAAHQRGRRMRFMIKAEMNEVRAIRFLIKHTRTIPVDRQAGAGAYAAAVASLRGGEIVGVYPEATISRSFELKEFKSGAVRMAREAQVPIVPLIVWGAQRVWTKGHPKALGRNRFPVTVLVGAPIDSSGDAVALDATLRAEMDRLLHRAQVDYEQPPGAFWLPRRLGGGAPTPAEARLIEEAEMAERARRRGERR; encoded by the coding sequence ATGGAACCGGTCTTCCGCGCGCTCGAGGTCACGGCCAAGTTCGCGGTGTGGGCCACCGGCACGAAGATCACCTTCCGCGGCCTCGACAACCTGCCCGCCACCGGTGGCGCGGTGGTCGCCATCAACCACACCGGCTACGTCGACTTCCTGCCCGCCGCGCTCGCCGCGCACCAGCGCGGGCGCCGCATGCGGTTCATGATCAAGGCGGAGATGAACGAGGTGCGGGCCATCCGCTTTCTGATCAAGCACACCAGGACGATCCCGGTCGACCGGCAGGCCGGAGCGGGTGCCTATGCCGCCGCGGTGGCCTCGCTGCGCGGCGGAGAGATCGTCGGGGTCTATCCGGAGGCGACGATCAGCCGCAGCTTCGAGCTCAAGGAGTTCAAGTCCGGTGCGGTCCGGATGGCCCGGGAGGCTCAGGTGCCGATCGTGCCGCTGATCGTCTGGGGCGCCCAGCGGGTGTGGACCAAAGGGCATCCGAAAGCATTGGGACGCAACAGGTTCCCGGTGACCGTTCTCGTCGGTGCGCCGATCGATTCGTCTGGTGATGCGGTCGCGCTCGACGCGACGCTGCGTGCCGAGATGGACCGGCTGCTGCACCGGGCACAGGTTGACTACGAACAGCCGCCGGGAGCTTTCTGGCTGCCGCGGCGCCTCGGCGGTGGGGCACCGACCCCGGCGGAGGCGCGACTGATAGAGGAGGCCGAGATGGCAGAGCGCGCGCGCAGACGGGGCGAGCGCCGGTGA